A single region of the Mycobacterium lentiflavum genome encodes:
- the mbtG gene encoding NADPH-dependent L-lysine N(6)-monooxygenase MbtG: MSTLAILGAGAKAVAVAAKAKALRDMGPDIPEVPDVIAVERTGVGANWQASGGWTDGAHRLGTSPEKDVGFPYRSALVPRRNGELDELMTRYSWQSYLIATASFAEWIDRGRPAPPHRKWSQYLGWVADQVGMQVVHGEVDGLGVVGDRWALHTRETTVHADALMITGPGQAEKSLLPGNPRMMSIAQFWDRAAGHDRIDAERVAVIGGGETAASMLNELFRHRVSTITVISPQVTLFTRGESFFENSLFSDPTDWTALTLDERRDALARTDRGVFSANVQEALLADDRIHHLRGRVAHAVGRDGQIRLTLSTNRFSENLETVHGFDLVIDGSGADALWFTSLFNQDALDLLELGLGGPLASDRLQEGIGYDLSVSDVTPKLFLPNLSGLTQGPGFPNLSCLGLLSDRVLGSWVGPAGGLSRLAMVEKR; this comes from the coding sequence ATGAGCACGTTGGCGATCCTGGGCGCCGGCGCCAAGGCGGTGGCCGTGGCGGCCAAGGCCAAGGCATTGCGCGACATGGGCCCCGATATCCCAGAGGTCCCCGACGTGATCGCCGTCGAACGCACCGGAGTCGGGGCGAACTGGCAGGCGAGCGGCGGCTGGACCGACGGGGCGCACCGGCTCGGAACCAGTCCGGAAAAAGATGTCGGCTTTCCCTACCGGTCGGCGTTGGTGCCGCGCCGCAACGGCGAGCTCGACGAGCTGATGACCCGGTACAGCTGGCAGTCCTACCTGATCGCGACCGCGTCGTTCGCCGAGTGGATCGACCGCGGCAGACCCGCTCCGCCGCATCGCAAATGGAGCCAATACCTGGGCTGGGTCGCCGACCAGGTCGGCATGCAAGTGGTGCACGGCGAGGTCGACGGGCTCGGCGTCGTCGGCGACCGGTGGGCACTGCACACCCGCGAGACCACCGTGCACGCGGATGCGTTGATGATCACCGGACCAGGTCAGGCCGAGAAATCGTTGTTGCCCGGCAACCCGCGCATGATGTCGATTGCGCAGTTCTGGGATCGCGCGGCCGGCCACGACCGCATCGACGCCGAGCGGGTCGCGGTGATCGGCGGCGGTGAGACGGCCGCCTCGATGCTCAATGAGCTTTTCCGGCATCGGGTTTCGACGATCACGGTCATCTCGCCGCAGGTGACGTTGTTCACCCGCGGCGAGAGCTTCTTCGAGAACTCATTGTTCTCCGACCCCACCGACTGGACGGCCCTGACGCTGGACGAGCGCCGCGACGCGCTGGCCCGCACCGACCGCGGCGTGTTCTCGGCGAACGTGCAGGAAGCGTTGCTGGCCGACGACCGCATCCATCACCTGCGCGGCCGGGTCGCGCACGCGGTCGGCCGCGACGGGCAGATCCGGCTGACGCTGTCCACCAACCGGTTCAGCGAGAACCTGGAGACGGTGCACGGATTCGACCTCGTCATTGACGGCTCCGGCGCCGATGCGCTCTGGTTCACCTCACTGTTCAACCAGGACGCGCTCGATCTGCTCGAGCTGGGTCTGGGCGGACCACTGGCGTCCGATCGCCTGCAGGAGGGGATCGGCTACGACCTGTCCGTCAGCGACGTCACCCCCAAACTGTTCCTGCCCAACCTGTCCGGCCTCACCCAGGGGCCCGGTTTTCCGAACCTGAGCTGTCTCGGCCTGTTGTCGGACCGGGTGTTGGGGTCCTGGGTCGGTCCGGCGGGTGGTCTGTCCAGATTGGCGATGGTGGAGAAGCGATGA
- a CDS encoding carboxymuconolactone decarboxylase family protein, with product MPRLQGVSDRDASLGAKIAFFFTKRKLAQMAGLETAGMLEPLRMYAHIPALLSAIGKLEMAESKLDILRPRHRALAELKAATTVRCEYCVDLGSQIARQWGITDEELLGMADYRNAACFDDVDKLILEYATAMSRTPLEVTDELFDALRAHFDTAQLVALTHVINLGNLRARFNVALGIGSSGFSGNRVCALPESGRA from the coding sequence ATGCCCCGGCTTCAGGGAGTCTCCGACCGCGACGCCAGTCTGGGCGCCAAGATCGCCTTCTTCTTCACCAAACGCAAGCTCGCGCAGATGGCCGGGCTGGAAACGGCCGGCATGCTCGAGCCGCTGCGCATGTATGCCCACATCCCCGCATTGCTCAGCGCCATCGGCAAGCTGGAAATGGCCGAATCGAAGCTGGACATCCTGCGCCCGCGCCACCGCGCGCTGGCCGAGCTGAAGGCGGCCACGACGGTGCGCTGCGAGTACTGCGTCGACCTCGGCTCGCAGATCGCGCGCCAGTGGGGCATCACCGACGAGGAACTGCTGGGGATGGCCGACTACCGCAACGCGGCGTGCTTCGACGACGTCGACAAGCTGATCCTCGAGTACGCCACCGCGATGAGCCGGACCCCGCTCGAGGTGACCGACGAGCTGTTCGACGCGCTGCGCGCCCACTTCGACACGGCGCAGCTGGTCGCCCTCACCCACGTCATCAACCTGGGCAACCTGCGGGCCCGGTTCAATGTCGCACTCGGCATCGGCTCGTCCGGCTTCTCCGGCAACCGGGTGTGCGCCCTGCCCGAATCCGGTCGCGCGTGA
- a CDS encoding amino acid adenylation domain-containing protein, with protein MTAIKTDVAPDIEDVMALSPLQEGLYSLSALTEFVDGEAADDPYMIGMAADISGVLDIELLRDCATKMLARHPNLRASFFSRGIARPVQIVPSRVELPWQLVTASPDEVPALEVGERRRPFDLERGPAIRFLLIELPGPQWRLVITAHHIVIDGWSLPVFVNEMMILYAAGGDPTALPVAPRPYRDYIGWLASRDPEASQQVWRQHLAGLAGPTLLAAALGSAEGQPAGLPRTTELRLPPEVAERLVEGARSRGITISTLMQMAWALVLSRLTDTHDVVFGVTVSGRPAELAGVETMIGLFINTVPMRVQLDPAAGVGDQCRTVQRNAALLREHGYLGHAQLRALGGVGEMFDTLLVYENFPMDGLVAGGELTAGSATFRPSALESLSHFPIAIAAHMQGRELVVLVEVLDGALGATSAERLGRRVMATAERLLWGWDRPLREVSVLFDDEAGTAAGAAAPPAVGIHTRFAAIAATTPDNVAVSWAGGTLSYRELDGRANGLAARLAERGVRSETPVAIRLFRGPEYIVAILAVLKAGGICVPMEPGLPPERAESILRQTGASIIVDEELLRTAKHDGADFHPVEPPPEQAAYVVFTSGTTGEPKGVIGTHAAVGAYADDHLDSVLRPAAARLGRPLRIAHAWSFAFDAAWQPLVALLDGHGVHVVDERTQTDAEALVAAIAEHGVDMIDTTPSMFAQLTACGLLTTVPLTVLALGGEALGKSAWTLIRGECARTRLRAYNCYGPTETTVEAVVAAITDYDEPAIGRPTHYTRGYVLDSGLRPVPVGATGELYLAGAQLARGYLGRPGETSQRFVADPFVAGERMYRTGDVVRRGVDGSLQYVGRADAQVKIRGYRVEPGEIAAALESHPAVRHAGVLVRRLPTGARLSAYVVIPDAHPLPTVELRAMLATRLPRYMIPQRIIRVDEIPLTANGKLDEAALSAFDAADTASSAGAEPETPTETLLAEVLSELLHLPTVDVAADFLQLGLDSIMALSVVQAARARGLALRARLILDCVNVRELAEAIDSESAYAASNVEDSVGPMPVLPNGRWLYEYGEPRRLAQTEAIRLPDDVSREHLDAALASVVAGHEVLRTRLDRATMTLVPTPANATLVDEVTVSGDLHAVVPGHVAAAVERLDPERAVLLAAVWLRPPTGPSVLLLAAHVLAMDPASWRVLLGELDAALQALATGHSPAPIREHTSYRRWAQALAQRAEKLDTTPFWAAQLEGDDPNLGARRVDPGRDRAGDLIVRMVAADADTTHRLLNSGLPLPHLLVAATAAMVTCWRQQRNQATPPPLLALETHGRADTLVDDTTDTGDTIGLLSSIYPVRVASADPRQVGKQLAAIPGDGLDYGLLRYLRSDTAERLAPLPSPQVLLNYLGAAHTGGGTVLKPERGLLAGVSPQPEPDLAVRHELTIMATVLPFDGQRVLAAQWRALPGILDDADISALQQLWMDSLREVVT; from the coding sequence ATGACCGCTATCAAAACCGATGTCGCACCTGACATCGAGGACGTGATGGCGTTGAGCCCCTTGCAAGAGGGCTTGTATTCGCTGAGCGCGCTCACCGAATTCGTCGACGGCGAAGCGGCCGACGATCCCTACATGATCGGCATGGCCGCGGATATCTCTGGCGTACTGGACATCGAGCTGTTGCGCGATTGTGCGACAAAGATGTTGGCCCGACACCCGAACCTGAGGGCCAGCTTCTTCAGCCGGGGCATTGCCCGCCCGGTGCAGATCGTGCCCTCCCGAGTCGAGTTGCCCTGGCAACTGGTCACGGCCTCACCCGACGAAGTACCGGCGCTGGAGGTCGGCGAACGGCGGCGACCGTTCGATTTGGAACGCGGGCCGGCCATTCGATTCCTGCTGATCGAATTGCCGGGCCCACAATGGCGTTTGGTGATCACCGCCCACCATATCGTGATCGACGGGTGGTCGTTGCCGGTGTTCGTCAACGAGATGATGATCCTGTACGCCGCCGGCGGAGACCCCACGGCGCTTCCGGTGGCGCCGCGGCCGTACCGGGACTACATCGGGTGGCTCGCGAGTCGCGATCCGGAGGCCAGCCAACAGGTTTGGCGCCAGCACCTGGCCGGGCTGGCCGGCCCCACCCTGCTGGCCGCCGCGCTCGGCTCGGCTGAGGGGCAGCCGGCAGGCCTGCCGCGCACCACCGAACTGCGGTTGCCGCCCGAAGTCGCCGAGCGGCTCGTCGAGGGCGCCCGGTCGCGCGGCATCACCATCAGCACCCTGATGCAAATGGCGTGGGCCCTGGTGTTGTCGCGACTGACCGACACCCACGACGTGGTCTTCGGAGTCACCGTCTCCGGCCGGCCGGCCGAACTCGCCGGCGTCGAGACAATGATCGGTCTGTTCATCAACACGGTGCCGATGCGGGTGCAGCTGGACCCGGCCGCCGGCGTGGGCGACCAATGCCGCACTGTGCAACGCAATGCCGCGCTGCTGCGCGAACACGGCTATCTCGGGCACGCACAGCTGCGCGCGCTGGGCGGCGTGGGCGAGATGTTCGACACCTTGCTGGTCTACGAGAACTTCCCGATGGACGGGCTGGTCGCCGGCGGCGAATTGACCGCGGGCAGTGCGACATTCCGGCCATCCGCGCTGGAGAGCCTGTCACACTTCCCGATCGCGATCGCCGCCCACATGCAGGGCCGCGAACTGGTGGTGCTGGTCGAGGTGTTGGACGGCGCGCTGGGTGCCACCTCCGCCGAGCGGCTGGGCCGGCGGGTGATGGCCACCGCCGAGCGACTGCTGTGGGGCTGGGATCGGCCGTTGCGTGAGGTCAGCGTGCTCTTCGACGACGAGGCCGGCACGGCTGCCGGCGCGGCGGCCCCGCCCGCGGTCGGCATCCACACCCGGTTCGCCGCGATCGCGGCGACAACGCCCGATAACGTCGCGGTCAGCTGGGCCGGCGGCACGCTGAGCTACCGCGAGCTCGACGGTCGCGCCAATGGGCTGGCCGCCCGGCTCGCCGAGCGCGGGGTGAGGTCCGAAACCCCAGTGGCCATCCGGCTTTTCCGCGGCCCGGAGTACATCGTTGCGATTCTCGCGGTGCTCAAAGCCGGCGGCATCTGCGTGCCGATGGAGCCGGGGCTGCCCCCCGAGCGGGCGGAGTCGATTCTGCGCCAGACCGGGGCGTCGATCATCGTCGACGAGGAGCTGCTGCGGACCGCGAAACACGACGGCGCCGACTTCCACCCCGTCGAGCCGCCGCCGGAGCAGGCCGCATACGTCGTCTTCACATCGGGGACCACGGGAGAACCCAAGGGCGTCATCGGAACTCACGCAGCCGTCGGCGCGTACGCCGACGATCATCTGGATAGCGTGTTGCGGCCCGCGGCTGCCCGGCTGGGCCGCCCGCTGCGCATCGCACACGCGTGGTCGTTCGCCTTCGACGCCGCCTGGCAGCCCCTGGTCGCGCTGCTCGACGGCCACGGCGTGCACGTCGTCGACGAGCGGACCCAGACCGACGCCGAGGCCTTGGTCGCCGCGATCGCCGAGCACGGCGTCGACATGATCGACACCACCCCGTCGATGTTCGCCCAACTCACCGCTTGCGGATTGCTCACGACGGTTCCGCTGACGGTATTGGCACTGGGCGGGGAAGCGCTGGGGAAGTCCGCATGGACCCTGATCCGCGGCGAGTGCGCACGAACCCGGTTGCGCGCCTACAACTGCTACGGCCCGACCGAAACCACGGTCGAGGCGGTGGTGGCCGCGATCACGGATTACGACGAGCCGGCGATCGGACGGCCGACCCACTACACCCGCGGATACGTGCTCGATTCCGGGTTGCGTCCGGTGCCCGTCGGGGCGACCGGCGAGCTCTACCTGGCCGGTGCGCAGTTGGCCCGCGGCTATCTGGGCCGCCCGGGGGAGACGAGCCAGCGCTTCGTCGCCGATCCATTTGTCGCCGGCGAGCGGATGTACCGCACCGGCGACGTGGTGCGCAGGGGTGTCGACGGCTCGCTGCAGTACGTGGGGCGCGCCGACGCGCAGGTGAAGATTCGCGGCTACCGGGTCGAGCCGGGTGAGATCGCGGCGGCGCTCGAGTCGCACCCCGCCGTCCGGCACGCCGGTGTCCTGGTGCGGCGCCTGCCAACCGGAGCGCGGCTGAGCGCCTACGTGGTGATCCCCGACGCGCACCCCCTTCCGACCGTGGAGCTGCGTGCCATGCTCGCTACCCGGTTGCCGCGCTATATGATTCCGCAACGCATCATCAGGGTCGACGAAATCCCGCTGACCGCCAACGGCAAACTCGACGAGGCCGCGCTGAGCGCATTCGATGCGGCCGACACCGCGAGCTCCGCCGGGGCCGAGCCCGAAACGCCCACGGAAACCCTACTGGCCGAAGTGCTTTCGGAGCTGCTCCACCTGCCCACGGTCGACGTCGCCGCGGACTTCTTGCAGCTGGGCCTGGACAGCATCATGGCGTTGTCGGTGGTGCAGGCCGCGCGGGCACGGGGTCTGGCGTTGCGGGCCAGGCTGATCCTCGACTGCGTCAATGTCCGGGAACTGGCGGAGGCTATCGACTCCGAAAGTGCTTACGCGGCAAGCAATGTCGAAGACAGCGTTGGGCCGATGCCGGTACTGCCCAACGGCCGCTGGCTCTACGAATACGGCGAGCCTCGTCGGCTGGCACAGACCGAAGCTATCCGGCTGCCCGACGACGTCAGCCGCGAACACCTGGATGCCGCGCTGGCGAGCGTCGTCGCCGGGCACGAAGTGCTGCGCACCCGACTGGACCGCGCCACGATGACCCTGGTACCGACGCCGGCCAATGCGACTCTGGTCGACGAGGTGACGGTTTCCGGTGATCTGCACGCCGTCGTCCCCGGGCATGTCGCGGCGGCCGTCGAACGTCTCGATCCCGAGCGCGCAGTGCTGCTGGCCGCGGTCTGGCTTCGCCCCCCGACCGGACCGAGCGTTCTGCTTCTGGCCGCCCACGTGTTGGCAATGGACCCGGCGTCGTGGCGGGTCCTTCTCGGCGAATTGGACGCGGCGCTGCAGGCTTTGGCCACCGGCCACTCGCCCGCGCCGATCCGGGAGCACACCAGCTACCGGCGGTGGGCCCAAGCGCTGGCGCAGCGGGCCGAGAAGTTGGACACCACGCCGTTCTGGGCGGCACAGCTCGAAGGCGACGATCCCAATCTCGGTGCCCGACGGGTTGATCCGGGCCGTGACCGGGCCGGCGATCTGATCGTCCGGATGGTCGCCGCCGATGCGGACACCACCCACCGGCTCCTGAATTCCGGGCTGCCGCTGCCGCATCTGCTGGTCGCCGCCACCGCGGCGATGGTCACGTGCTGGCGCCAGCAGCGAAACCAGGCCACGCCGCCGCCACTGCTGGCGCTGGAAACCCACGGGCGCGCAGACACTTTGGTCGACGACACCACCGACACAGGCGACACGATCGGACTGCTCAGTTCCATCTATCCGGTGCGGGTGGCCTCGGCCGACCCGCGGCAGGTCGGGAAGCAGTTGGCGGCCATCCCGGGCGACGGCCTCGATTACGGCCTGCTGCGTTATCTGCGCTCCGACACCGCCGAGCGGCTGGCCCCGCTGCCCAGTCCGCAGGTGCTGCTGAACTACCTCGGGGCGGCCCACACCGGCGGTGGCACCGTGCTGAAGCCGGAGCGCGGATTGCTGGCCGGGGTATCGCCGCAGCCGGAACCTGATCTGGCGGTGCGCCACGAACTCACGATCATGGCCACCGTGTTGCCCTTCGACGGTCAACGTGTTCTGGCCGCGCAGTGGCGCGCGCTGCCCGGCATTCTCGATGACGCGGACATCTCTGCGTTGCAACAACTTTGGATGGATTCACTGCGGGAGGTGGTGACATGA
- a CDS encoding type II toxin-antitoxin system VapB family antitoxin: MIFKGVREGKPYPEHGLSYRDWSQIPPQQIRLDELVTTTTVLALDRLLSEDSTFYGDLFPHAVRWKGVIYLEDGLHRAVQAALRNRTVFHARVYDMDVPLSQQTQGSGSTFGH, translated from the coding sequence ATGATTTTCAAGGGCGTACGAGAAGGGAAGCCCTACCCCGAACACGGGCTCTCCTACCGGGACTGGTCCCAGATACCGCCGCAGCAGATCCGGCTCGACGAATTGGTCACCACGACAACCGTGCTGGCCCTGGACCGGCTGCTCTCCGAGGACTCCACCTTCTACGGCGACCTGTTCCCGCACGCCGTGCGGTGGAAAGGCGTCATCTACCTCGAGGACGGCCTGCATCGCGCGGTCCAAGCCGCGCTGCGGAATCGCACCGTGTTCCATGCCCGGGTGTACGACATGGACGTACCGCTGAGCCAGCAGACGCAGGGATCGGGTTCGACGTTCGGGCATTAG
- a CDS encoding MbtH family protein codes for MSTNPFDDDNGTFVVLVNEEEQHSLWPVFTDVPAGWRVVYGEATRAECLDYVELHWPDIRPKSLRASVSGPAG; via the coding sequence ATGAGTACTAACCCTTTCGACGACGACAACGGCACCTTCGTCGTGTTGGTCAACGAGGAAGAACAGCACAGCCTGTGGCCGGTGTTCACCGACGTCCCGGCGGGCTGGCGGGTGGTCTACGGCGAAGCGACCCGCGCCGAATGCCTGGACTATGTCGAACTACACTGGCCCGACATCCGTCCGAAGAGCTTGCGTGCATCCGTCTCCGGTCCGGCTGGTTAA
- a CDS encoding sigma-70 family RNA polymerase sigma factor: MTAALTARFEAARPQLGALAYRMLGSIDDAQDAVQEAWLRLDRSPTDDIANLDAWLTTVVARICLNTLRDRHSRHREEPVAQLPDPIVDAHGEFDPEHRAMLADAVGLALFVVLDTLAPPERLAFVLHDVFAVPFDEIAPIVERTPEATRKLASRARRRIRDADPLPDPDIAAQREAVDAFFAAGRSGDFDRLVSVLHPDVVLRGDFGSGAGLFHAEGASSVAELARGYAAPEREVRAAIVNGAAGGVVFVTGRPTAIMAFVVRDGVIAAIDVLADPERIARLDLKAVAG, translated from the coding sequence GTGACGGCTGCACTGACGGCACGGTTCGAGGCGGCCCGCCCGCAGCTGGGCGCCCTCGCCTACCGCATGTTGGGCTCGATCGACGACGCGCAGGACGCCGTGCAGGAAGCCTGGCTGCGGCTGGACCGTAGCCCCACCGACGACATCGCCAACCTGGACGCGTGGCTGACCACCGTGGTGGCCCGCATCTGCCTGAACACCTTGCGCGACCGCCACTCCCGGCATCGCGAGGAACCCGTCGCCCAGTTGCCGGATCCGATCGTGGACGCCCACGGCGAATTCGACCCCGAGCACCGCGCGATGCTGGCCGACGCGGTCGGCCTGGCGTTGTTCGTCGTGCTGGACACCTTGGCACCGCCGGAGCGGTTGGCGTTCGTCCTGCACGACGTGTTCGCCGTCCCGTTCGACGAGATCGCACCGATCGTCGAGCGCACCCCGGAGGCGACGCGCAAGCTGGCCAGCCGCGCACGCCGGCGAATCCGGGACGCGGACCCGCTGCCCGACCCCGACATCGCCGCGCAGCGCGAAGCCGTCGACGCCTTCTTTGCGGCGGGGCGCTCCGGCGATTTCGACCGGCTGGTGTCGGTGCTGCATCCCGACGTCGTGTTGCGTGGTGACTTCGGTTCCGGCGCAGGGCTTTTCCACGCCGAGGGTGCGTCGTCGGTAGCCGAGCTGGCCCGCGGCTACGCAGCGCCCGAGCGCGAGGTCCGCGCCGCGATTGTCAACGGCGCGGCCGGCGGGGTCGTCTTCGTCACCGGCCGGCCCACCGCGATCATGGCGTTCGTGGTGCGCGACGGCGTGATCGCCGCCATCGACGTGCTGGCCGACCCGGAGCGCATCGCCCGGCTCGACCTGAAAGCCGTGGCCGGCTAG